ATGCCTTGCGTTATGCAGGCATTCTAAGGATAATTTGCTATTTTTAGATGAGACGGGTAAAGCATGGGACAGTTCAAAACGTTTATTATTCATCATTGGGCTATGGTGACAGCCTTGATTGTCGTCCTGATCATGATCTTTGTTAATGAACTGAAGGCACAGCGTAGCCGCGGCAAAGAACTGCCTCCGCAGGCAGCGATTAAATTAATTAACGATGACAATGCCGTCGTCATCGATCTGCGCGATGCCGAAAATTACCGCAAAGGCCACATCATCGACTCCATTCGCGCCAGCCAGGACGATTTTGAGCAGAATAAAATGGACAAGTACAAAGACAAACCCATCATTCTCGTTTGCGGACGCGGTTTGCAATCAGCGGCCCTGGCTGCTAAATTGCGTACACAAGGATTTGTCAATCCGGTGGTGCTGGCCGGCGGCATCAGTGCCTGGCAGGCTGCCGACTTACCTCTGGTAAAAGGAAAATAACAGATGACCACCATTGTCGTTTACAGCACCGGCTATTGCCCCTACTGTTCTCGCGCCAAGCAGCTGCTGGACAGCAAAGGCGTACACTATGACGAAATTCGCGTTGACGATAATCCCGCGCTTCGCGACGAAATGATTCACAAAAGCGGACGCCGCACCGTGCCGCAGATTTTTATCAATGGCCAGCATGTCGGTGGCTGTGATGATTTGTATGCCCTTGAACAACAGGGGCGTTTGGATAAACTTTTAAAAGGCTGACAACTATGACTGAACAGGCAAATCAACCGCAACACGCTGAAGCGCAATTTATGATTCAGCGCATTTACATGAAAGATTCGTCCTTCGAGACCCCAAACACGCCGGCTGTTTTTCAGCAAAAATGGGAGCCTGAACTGACGCTCGATTTAAATACAGCAAGCAGCCAGCTTGAAAGCAACATTTATGAAGTGGTTTTGACCGTTACCGCAACAGTCAAAAATCAAAATGCCGTGGCTTTTCTGGCGGAAGTCAAACAAGCCGGTATTTTTACGATTGAAGGCGCGCCCAAAGAGCAACTGGATCATCTGCTTGGCAGTTTCTGCCCCAACATCCTGTTCCCTTATGCACGCGAAACCATTACTGCTCAAGTGATTCGCGGCAGTTTCCCGCAGCTGGTCTTAGCGCCCATCAATTTTGACGCTCTGTACATGCAGCAATTACAGGAAAAACAAAACGCAGGCCAATCTCAGACAGAATCTGCACACTAATCATGACTGAAAAAACGATTGCCATTCTGGGAGCCGGCTCCTGGGGAACCGCAGTAGCCATTCATTTAGCCCGGCATGGCAATCGTGTTCTGCTTTGGGGGCAAAACAGCCAATACATGGCAACAATGCAGAGCGACCGCTGCAATTCGCGCTACCTTCCCGACACACTCTTTCCGGCAACATTAGAAGCCACAGCCGATTTAACGGCTTGTCAACAACGCGCGGACGAGGTGATTCTCGCCGTTCCCTCGCATGCGTTTGCCGCGTTGCTGGCTAAATTGCAGAGGCCTGAATCGGGCATTGCCTGGTTAACCAAAGGCATTGATCCGGCGAGTAATCGCTTGCTCTCTGAGTTAGTCACAGAACACTGGGGTAAAAACTACCCTCTTGCCATCCTTTCAGGCCCGTCGTTTGCCAGAGAACTGGCCCAGGGATTACCTACGGCGGTGACGCTCGCAGGCAACCACGGCGAGTATCAAAAAAGCCTGCAACAAGCCCTGCACCATGACAATCTGCGCGTTTATCTCGGCAATGACATCATTGGCGTGCAACTTTGTGGCGCGGTAAAAAATGTTCTGGCCATCGCCTGCGGCATCAGTGATGGTTTGGGGTTTGGTGCCAATGCCAAAGCGGCATTGATTACCCGTGGTTTAGCGGAAATGCGGCGTTTGGGCCTGGCGCTTGGCGCGCGGGAAGAGACCTTTATGGGACTTGCCGGCGTGGGCGATCTGGTATTGACCTGTACAGACAATCAATCCCGTAACCGACGCTTCGGTTTATATCTCGGCGAGGGAATGGATCTTGCCACGGCTGAGGCCACGATTGGCCAGGTGGTCGAAGGCAGGCACAATGCGGCTCAGGTCTGTAAATTAGCTGGCGATCATCAAGTCGACATGCCCATTTGCACCCAGATTAATACCTTGCTGCAATCGAAAATAACCCCTCGACAGGCCGTTACCAATCTCATGAGTCGGCGCGTAGGAGAGGAGTGACGATCCGTTTTTGGAGCGGGTGATGGGAATCGAACCCACGCCGTCAGCTTGGGAAGCTGAAGTTCTACCATTGAACTACACCCGCATGAGATAGGTCTCTAATGTATAGCAATCCAACTTTATTTTAAATGCTTTCTTGCATTTTTAATCGTCCGCGTCATGGCAATTGAATGGCTAACCCACAAACCATAATCTAAATCTATCTTTATTATCAATTTAATCGATTTTTATTATCGAATTGTTATATTTATAATCACTCTGTTCTTCTTTAGAATTAGAGGGTGATGATGCAAACGAAAGCCGAAGCAATCCAACGCGAGTTTAACAACCGAGGAATCGTACTGAGAGAATCAGTGACTGAGGCGAAATCCCATGCTTTTCAGGACGGCATAACCAATCAGTTTTTAATCCTGAACGATATGAGCGGCAAGCGTTATTTAATTCGCATTAATGGTAAATTATGGCCTCCCTTTACTCGCGAGGGTGAACACCACAACCTTGAGCAATTAAAGAAGCAGGGATTTGACACCGCTTTAGTCGCCAATAAGCCTGAGGAGGGATTTCAAATCTGCGATTTGCAGGATGAAACGAAGAATTTTACCCGAATCAATGTTAAAGGCCATCGGATAAGCGCGATCCAGGCTGTGGCAAAAACAATACAGAAATATCATCAACTGGCGCATTTTGAAAGCCATTATTCCTTTCAACAAACGTTAAGCAGTGCCAGCCGGCGCTTAAGAGCCAGTGGAAACATAGAAATGACTGCAATTTATCGTGTGGTTGTCAGTATTTTTTCTTTGATAACTCGCGATGATAAGGAGTTTGTCGCTTCCCATAATGATCTGCTGCCCTCCAGTATTTATTTCAATGGTGAAAAGACAATTATCGTTGATTGGGAATATTCCGGCAAAAATCATCGCAGCTACGATCTGGCGCTGTTTTCCCTCAAATCATGCCTCTCCCCAGTTGAAGAATCCCATTTGATAAAAAACTATGATCCTGAAGGCGATAACCGCATGGAATATTGGTTACCGTTAATGAAAGCGGGGGTTAATTTTCTGTTGCTACTTTGGGAGCTCAACTCCAGCCGCGATGAAGGAGTTCACAATGCCCTATTCCTGTTTAAAACCCTGCAAAGCAACCTGCAGGACGCTTTTATTCAGCAATCCGCCAAATTAGTGTTTACCGAAAAGCGCTGTCTTTTTTTTAAGCCGGAACGTAAAGAAGCAAAAAAACACAGGTTAACAAACAACAATCAGGAAAATACCGGCTTGGACAATGACGGATTGGTTTCTTTGGCCAGTTCATTATAAAATTCTTGGGGGAGGAGGTTTTCTAACGATGCAGCATCCCATGGCTCTTTACGATAAGGATTAACATGCCATTTTATTTTCCCAAGACGGTTAACATAAAATGCACCCAGAATTTCTTCCGAGCAAACAGTGCCGACGATGTTGACCTCTTTCTTATTGCCTGACAATTCAGCCGAGCTGTGTTTCTCTCTTAATTTAAATGTGGCTTTCAGATCGATGGCTGTCTTTCCTTTAAAATCGATGACGTAAATAAACGATTCAGCCCAAACGGGCTTGGTAGCCAGGATCACTTCATTGCGGGTAACAATGGTTGGCAACGCATAATTTTTTGCGACCTGAAAGGATTTGGTGGTGGATACACCAATCGCCCCATTCATATCCTGAATGTAATCCTCGAGATACTCCGATTGAGTGCTTTCTGTTATTCCGTATTGAAAGCAATGGGCGGTAGACTCTGCCGAACCCCTGAATAAAATTCCCTGATAATAGACAATTGGATTTGGATCAAAGGATTTCCATTCCTTTTCCCAATCCTCCGGAGACTCTACTTTATAGAGTTCATCCAGCAGGTAATGATTAAATGAATAGTTATTCCATTTATTCTTCTTATCCATAAAGTGAAGCTTGATAATGCCTTTGGCTGCCTCATCGCCTGCTTCGTCTAATTTTTTTTGTAATTGCTGCACTGCCGGATAAACGGTTTGACTGTGTCGAAAGAATCCCAAAAAATCGCTTTGATAAATATGCTTTTCGTTTGATTGAAACGAATAATGGGTACGTTTAGTTTGGTTGAGGTAATTGGATAATGCGCTTTTAAAAGGAATCAGGTACTTATTTGGCATGAGATCGATTGGTAATAAAATTAAATGGGTGACTAAAGTCAGAATCGAATTCAATCCCTAATTTCCCCTGACTTGTGCCATCGTATCAAATTTTAAGTGTTAAAAACAGACGTAATAGACACGCTTAAAATAAGCAGCTAATTTATGTACCATTTTATTGATCACTCTACTTAATATTGAACACACACTGTGAGATACAACCTGGTCACTCAAAACGATAAACCGTCCGGTAAAAAACATGACAACGTACAGGTTAAAAACCCAAAGACGGAGCGCCATGTAAAAATTGACCGTACCGAAGGGAAATTATCTCTCACAAGCAAAGCCCTGGGCTTTATAAGGGTGTGCCCGTTGGCAGAAAGCTTAAATGATTATACATAATCCCTTGATAGGGACGCGTTAATGTCATCGCTTCCAGGCAAGCCCCGTCATTGTTTCCAAATGACACGACTTGGCCATCCAGTCGATAAGGGCCGATCATTCTGAAGCAGTCTCTGATCAGCGAGAGCGCAATCCCGTTCTTGCCATTGATTACTTAAAAAGGGCTTTTTTAATGACTGGGAATGAGAAACTACGAATTAAAGCACACAACTTATTAGATGCGCCAGGTTAAACGACAGGGGAAAAACAGCGTTGAAATACTAGCGACATCTCTTTAATCGATTGGTGCCCAGGGCCGGAGTCGAACCGGCACGGGATTTAACTCCCGAGGGATTTTAAGTCCCTTGCGTCTACCTGTTTCGCCACCTGGGCATTTTTGGAGGCTGAGGCCGGAATCGAACCGGCGTACACGGCTTTGCAGGCCGCTGCATAACCACTCTGCCACACAGCCAGTGTTTCGCAGAAAAAAAAAGCGACGTTGGGTCGCTTTAATTTGGAGCGGGAAACGAGACTCGAACTCGCGACCCCAACCTTGGCAAGGTTGTGCTCTACCAACTGAGCTATTCCCGCATCTCTTGAGGTGGCATTCTACCTCAAATTCACTTCCTGTCAACTCATTCAATTAACTTTTTTTGTGAGTTCAGGCCAGGCAATGGACAAATAAATAACCATTGACCAAATCGTTAAAATCGCAGCCACATAAAGGAGTACAAAGCCTAAAACACCCCACCAGGATTGGGCAGGATAAAAGGCAATCAGCAACACCAAGGCAACCATTTGCACCGTGGTTTTTATCTTCCCGATGTAGCTCACGGTCACACTGGCCCGGCGCCCAATCTCAGCCATCCATTCGCGCAGGGCAGAAATGACGATTTCGCGACCGACGATGACGATGGCAGGCAAGGTA
This region of Legionella taurinensis genomic DNA includes:
- a CDS encoding rhodanese-like domain-containing protein, producing MGQFKTFIIHHWAMVTALIVVLIMIFVNELKAQRSRGKELPPQAAIKLINDDNAVVIDLRDAENYRKGHIIDSIRASQDDFEQNKMDKYKDKPIILVCGRGLQSAALAAKLRTQGFVNPVVLAGGISAWQAADLPLVKGK
- the grxC gene encoding glutaredoxin 3 — protein: MTTIVVYSTGYCPYCSRAKQLLDSKGVHYDEIRVDDNPALRDEMIHKSGRRTVPQIFINGQHVGGCDDLYALEQQGRLDKLLKG
- the secB gene encoding protein-export chaperone SecB, translated to MTEQANQPQHAEAQFMIQRIYMKDSSFETPNTPAVFQQKWEPELTLDLNTASSQLESNIYEVVLTVTATVKNQNAVAFLAEVKQAGIFTIEGAPKEQLDHLLGSFCPNILFPYARETITAQVIRGSFPQLVLAPINFDALYMQQLQEKQNAGQSQTESAH
- a CDS encoding NAD(P)H-dependent glycerol-3-phosphate dehydrogenase; its protein translation is MTEKTIAILGAGSWGTAVAIHLARHGNRVLLWGQNSQYMATMQSDRCNSRYLPDTLFPATLEATADLTACQQRADEVILAVPSHAFAALLAKLQRPESGIAWLTKGIDPASNRLLSELVTEHWGKNYPLAILSGPSFARELAQGLPTAVTLAGNHGEYQKSLQQALHHDNLRVYLGNDIIGVQLCGAVKNVLAIACGISDGLGFGANAKAALITRGLAEMRRLGLALGAREETFMGLAGVGDLVLTCTDNQSRNRRFGLYLGEGMDLATAEATIGQVVEGRHNAAQVCKLAGDHQVDMPICTQINTLLQSKITPRQAVTNLMSRRVGEE
- a CDS encoding phosphotransferase yields the protein MMQTKAEAIQREFNNRGIVLRESVTEAKSHAFQDGITNQFLILNDMSGKRYLIRINGKLWPPFTREGEHHNLEQLKKQGFDTALVANKPEEGFQICDLQDETKNFTRINVKGHRISAIQAVAKTIQKYHQLAHFESHYSFQQTLSSASRRLRASGNIEMTAIYRVVVSIFSLITRDDKEFVASHNDLLPSSIYFNGEKTIIVDWEYSGKNHRSYDLALFSLKSCLSPVEESHLIKNYDPEGDNRMEYWLPLMKAGVNFLLLLWELNSSRDEGVHNALFLFKTLQSNLQDAFIQQSAKLVFTEKRCLFFKPERKEAKKHRLTNNNQENTGLDNDGLVSLASSL
- the pgsA gene encoding CDP-diacylglycerol--glycerol-3-phosphate 3-phosphatidyltransferase — protein: MTTLTSLPNLLTLARIVLIPVFIVTFYLPSPVAHGLAAAIFALASFTDWLDGYLARRLKQMSPFGAFLDPVADKLLVASSLLLLVGARDIDYITLPAIVIVGREIVISALREWMAEIGRRASVTVSYIGKIKTTVQMVALVLLIAFYPAQSWWGVLGFVLLYVAAILTIWSMVIYLSIAWPELTKKVN